In Gossypium arboreum isolate Shixiya-1 chromosome 5, ASM2569848v2, whole genome shotgun sequence, a single genomic region encodes these proteins:
- the LOC108450036 gene encoding histidine-containing phosphotransfer protein 2-like isoform X1: protein MALSIVKGLLEQYVQSLFNEGIINEQFSRIQHLKMVGRTEHFVQLINSYCLDVESILAQLASSFDLPEVDFSKLAALAAEVTERSSRIGAEHVRLACVDLMRACEQMQKQKFLLALDWTKTEFTQTQNKLQVLVQMERRIMRLEAKQKN from the exons ATGGCTTTGTCTATTGTCAAAGGACTGCTTGAACAATACGTGCAATCACTGTTCAATGAG GGAATTATAAATGAACAGTTTTCTCGTATTCAACATTTGAAAATGGTTGGAAGAACTGAACATTTTGTCCAGTTGATCAATTCGTACTGCCTCGATGTGGAAAGCATCTTAGCACAACTTGCAAGCTCCTT TGATCTCCCTGAAGTGGATTTTTCTAAGTTGGCTGCTCTTGCTGCAGAAGTAACAGAGAGAAGCTCCCG TATTGGTGCTGAGCACGTGAGACTCGCATGTGTGGATCTAATGCGGGCCTGTGAGCAGATGCAGAAACAGAA ATTCCTCCTGGCCTTGGACTGGACAAAGACTGAGTTCACTCAAACCCAGAACAAGTTGCAGGTCCTTGTCCAG ATGGAGCGGAGGATCATGAGACTGGAagcaaaacaaaaaaattag
- the LOC108450036 gene encoding histidine-containing phosphotransfer protein 2-like isoform X2: MALSIVKGLLEQYVQSLFNEGIINEQFSRIQHLKMVGRTEHFVQLINSYCLDVESILAQLASSFDLPEVDFSKLAALAAEVTERSSRFLLALDWTKTEFTQTQNKLQVLVQMERRIMRLEAKQKN, encoded by the exons ATGGCTTTGTCTATTGTCAAAGGACTGCTTGAACAATACGTGCAATCACTGTTCAATGAG GGAATTATAAATGAACAGTTTTCTCGTATTCAACATTTGAAAATGGTTGGAAGAACTGAACATTTTGTCCAGTTGATCAATTCGTACTGCCTCGATGTGGAAAGCATCTTAGCACAACTTGCAAGCTCCTT TGATCTCCCTGAAGTGGATTTTTCTAAGTTGGCTGCTCTTGCTGCAGAAGTAACAGAGAGAAGCTCCCG ATTCCTCCTGGCCTTGGACTGGACAAAGACTGAGTTCACTCAAACCCAGAACAAGTTGCAGGTCCTTGTCCAG ATGGAGCGGAGGATCATGAGACTGGAagcaaaacaaaaaaattag
- the LOC108450401 gene encoding flagellar radial spoke protein 5 isoform X1 gives MASSTVFTGVSLFKSKNSTKLITSTRFSDSKQQLSLNSVKCCSKTTTATTEEATGRLVTVKNGNDSLEICRVLNGMWQTSGGWGRIDRDAAVEAMLRYADAGLSTFDMADHYGPAEDLYGIFINRVRRERPPEYLEKVRGLTKWVPPPVKMTSGYVRENIDVSRKRMDVPSLDMLQFHWWDYSNPGYLDALKNLTDLKEEGKIKTVALTNFDTERLQIILENGIPVVSNQVQHSIVDMRPQQKMAELCLLTGVKLITYGTVMGGLLSEKFLDTNLTIPFAGPPLNTPSLQKYKRMVDAWGGWSLFQTLLKTLKTVASKHGVTIPTVAVKYILDQTAVAGSMVGVRLGLSEHIQDTNAIFSLVLDEEDVNSIQEVTQRGKDLLRVIGDCGDEYRRA, from the exons ATGGCCTCATCCACTGTCTTCACCGGTGTCAGCCTCTTCAAGTCCAAAAACTCCACTAAACTCATCACTTCAACTCGGTTCTCCGACTCCAAGCAACAACTCAGCCTCAACTCAGTGAAATGTTGCTCAAAAACAACCACCGCAACAACGGAGGAGGCGACTGGTCGTCTAGTCACGGTGAAGAACGGGAACGATTCGCTCGAAATATGTCGAGTCCTTAACGGCATGTGGCAGACCAGTGGAGGTTGGGGCAGAATCGACCGAGACGCCGCCGTTGAAGCCATGCTTCGCTACGCTGACGCCGGTCTCTCCACCTTCGACATGGCCGACCACT ACGGGCCTGCAGAAGATCTTTATGGCATCTTTATCAATAGAGTTCGTCGGGAGCGTCCACCAGAGTACTTGGAAAAAGTCAGAGG TCTCACTAAATGGGTACCTCCACCAGTAAAGATGACAAGTGGCTATGTCAGGGAGAACATTGATGTCTCACGCAAGAGGATGGATGTGCCTTCATTGGATATGCTTCAGTTTCACTG GTGGGATTATTCAAATCCTGGCTACCTTGATGCTCTAAAAAACCTTACTGATCTGAAAGAGGAAG GTAAAATTAAAACTGTTGCTTTGACAAATTTTGATACGGAAAGGCTGCAAATAATACTAGAGAATGGAATTCCTGTTGTTAGTAATCAG GTGCAACATTCAATTGTTGACATGCGCCCCCAGCAGAAAATGGCGGAGCTCTGTCTGCTTACAGGAGTCAAACTGATAAC GTATGGAACGGTAATGGGCGGTCTATTATCTGAGAAGTTCCTTGACACAAACTTGACCATTCCCTTTGCTGGCCCTCCGTTAAATACTCCCTCTCTGCAGAAGTACAAAAGG ATGGTTGATGCTTGGGGAGGATGGAGTTTATTCCAAACTTTGCTTAAGACTCTAAAAACAGTAGCATCTAAGCATGGAGTCACAATCCCAACTGTTGCTGTAAAATACATACTAGATCAG ACAGCAGTAGCAGGATCGATGGTAGGTGTTAGACTTGGTTTGTCAGAACATATCCAAGACACAAATGCCATATTTTCACTTGTTCTGGATGAGGAGGATGTGAACAGCATACAAGAAGTTACGCAAAGAGGGAAAGATCTGCTTAGAGTGATTGGGGATTGCGGAGATGAGTACCGGCGTGCATGA
- the LOC108450401 gene encoding flagellar radial spoke protein 5 isoform X2, which produces MAEFLQSSLSNFTLNSVKWEAKTGCSPIRKLTPNQIQCVITEDKRRSIVKNGTDSLEICRVVNGMWQTSGGWGRIDRDNAVDAMLRYADAGLTTFDMADIYGPAEDLYGIFINRVRRERPPEYLEKVRGLTKWVPPPVKMTSGYVRENIDVSRKRMDVPSLDMLQFHWWDYSNPGYLDALKNLTDLKEEGKIKTVALTNFDTERLQIILENGIPVVSNQVQHSIVDMRPQQKMAELCLLTGVKLITYGTVMGGLLSEKFLDTNLTIPFAGPPLNTPSLQKYKRMVDAWGGWSLFQTLLKTLKTVASKHGVTIPTVAVKYILDQTAVAGSMVGVRLGLSEHIQDTNAIFSLVLDEEDVNSIQEVTQRGKDLLRVIGDCGDEYRRA; this is translated from the exons ATGGCAGAATTCTTACAGAGTTCTTTAAGCAACTTTACATTGAATTCGGTTAAATGGGAAGCAAAAACTGGGTGTAGTCCAATAAGAAAGTTGACCCCAAACCAAATTCAATGTGTCATTACTGAAGATAAAAGAAGAAGCATAGTTAAGAATGGAACTGACTCATTGGAAATATGTAGAGTTGTAAATGGTATGTGGCAAACAAGTGGGGGATGGGGTAGAATTGATCGAGACAATGCTGTTGATGCTATGCTTCGATATGCTGATGCTGGACTTACCACTTTTGATATGGCCGATATAT ACGGGCCTGCAGAAGATCTTTATGGCATCTTTATCAATAGAGTTCGTCGGGAGCGTCCACCAGAGTACTTGGAAAAAGTCAGAGG TCTCACTAAATGGGTACCTCCACCAGTAAAGATGACAAGTGGCTATGTCAGGGAGAACATTGATGTCTCACGCAAGAGGATGGATGTGCCTTCATTGGATATGCTTCAGTTTCACTG GTGGGATTATTCAAATCCTGGCTACCTTGATGCTCTAAAAAACCTTACTGATCTGAAAGAGGAAG GTAAAATTAAAACTGTTGCTTTGACAAATTTTGATACGGAAAGGCTGCAAATAATACTAGAGAATGGAATTCCTGTTGTTAGTAATCAG GTGCAACATTCAATTGTTGACATGCGCCCCCAGCAGAAAATGGCGGAGCTCTGTCTGCTTACAGGAGTCAAACTGATAAC GTATGGAACGGTAATGGGCGGTCTATTATCTGAGAAGTTCCTTGACACAAACTTGACCATTCCCTTTGCTGGCCCTCCGTTAAATACTCCCTCTCTGCAGAAGTACAAAAGG ATGGTTGATGCTTGGGGAGGATGGAGTTTATTCCAAACTTTGCTTAAGACTCTAAAAACAGTAGCATCTAAGCATGGAGTCACAATCCCAACTGTTGCTGTAAAATACATACTAGATCAG ACAGCAGTAGCAGGATCGATGGTAGGTGTTAGACTTGGTTTGTCAGAACATATCCAAGACACAAATGCCATATTTTCACTTGTTCTGGATGAGGAGGATGTGAACAGCATACAAGAAGTTACGCAAAGAGGGAAAGATCTGCTTAGAGTGATTGGGGATTGCGGAGATGAGTACCGGCGTGCATGA
- the LOC108450401 gene encoding flagellar radial spoke protein 5 isoform X3 yields MAEFLQSSLSNFTLNSVKWEAKTGCSPIRKLTPNQIQCVITEDKRRSIVKNGTDSLEICRVVNDGPAEDLYGIFINRVRRERPPEYLEKVRGLTKWVPPPVKMTSGYVRENIDVSRKRMDVPSLDMLQFHWWDYSNPGYLDALKNLTDLKEEGKIKTVALTNFDTERLQIILENGIPVVSNQVQHSIVDMRPQQKMAELCLLTGVKLITYGTVMGGLLSEKFLDTNLTIPFAGPPLNTPSLQKYKRMVDAWGGWSLFQTLLKTLKTVASKHGVTIPTVAVKYILDQTAVAGSMVGVRLGLSEHIQDTNAIFSLVLDEEDVNSIQEVTQRGKDLLRVIGDCGDEYRRA; encoded by the exons ATGGCAGAATTCTTACAGAGTTCTTTAAGCAACTTTACATTGAATTCGGTTAAATGGGAAGCAAAAACTGGGTGTAGTCCAATAAGAAAGTTGACCCCAAACCAAATTCAATGTGTCATTACTGAAGATAAAAGAAGAAGCATAGTTAAGAATGGAACTGACTCATTGGAAATATGTAGAGTTGTAAATG ACGGGCCTGCAGAAGATCTTTATGGCATCTTTATCAATAGAGTTCGTCGGGAGCGTCCACCAGAGTACTTGGAAAAAGTCAGAGG TCTCACTAAATGGGTACCTCCACCAGTAAAGATGACAAGTGGCTATGTCAGGGAGAACATTGATGTCTCACGCAAGAGGATGGATGTGCCTTCATTGGATATGCTTCAGTTTCACTG GTGGGATTATTCAAATCCTGGCTACCTTGATGCTCTAAAAAACCTTACTGATCTGAAAGAGGAAG GTAAAATTAAAACTGTTGCTTTGACAAATTTTGATACGGAAAGGCTGCAAATAATACTAGAGAATGGAATTCCTGTTGTTAGTAATCAG GTGCAACATTCAATTGTTGACATGCGCCCCCAGCAGAAAATGGCGGAGCTCTGTCTGCTTACAGGAGTCAAACTGATAAC GTATGGAACGGTAATGGGCGGTCTATTATCTGAGAAGTTCCTTGACACAAACTTGACCATTCCCTTTGCTGGCCCTCCGTTAAATACTCCCTCTCTGCAGAAGTACAAAAGG ATGGTTGATGCTTGGGGAGGATGGAGTTTATTCCAAACTTTGCTTAAGACTCTAAAAACAGTAGCATCTAAGCATGGAGTCACAATCCCAACTGTTGCTGTAAAATACATACTAGATCAG ACAGCAGTAGCAGGATCGATGGTAGGTGTTAGACTTGGTTTGTCAGAACATATCCAAGACACAAATGCCATATTTTCACTTGTTCTGGATGAGGAGGATGTGAACAGCATACAAGAAGTTACGCAAAGAGGGAAAGATCTGCTTAGAGTGATTGGGGATTGCGGAGATGAGTACCGGCGTGCATGA